The Paraburkholderia sp. ZP32-5 genome includes a window with the following:
- a CDS encoding beta-1,3-glucanase family protein, translating to MRKNVRHPAWQGAGLLLLLWGLFLLSAVHARAAVQLPPSNHIRINLGATPWRYIKDVDAPNSQCPTAGDPTIGCPAFDDSSWQSIGVPQTPADNDTFINMESGGGQGQLTGNTNWYRKHFTLDQSFEPDQLNRKILVEFEGAHTGVQVYINGHFIPGNSQVTADAQATHVIGFIPFIVDITPYVKFKDANGRPYDNVLAVKVSRGDKFFESPSFSGAFRFGQDDTGLFRPVWMHITDRVHIPENIYAVLNTWGTYVSTVSANDSSATIRVQTNVLNEYSTSQPVTLTTQIVDASGKVVATAQDSKTIPANSSGPLNPTLFDQILTVNNPTLWYPNNSIYGHPYMYRVIHSVSMNGVVVDTKESPLGIRTITWDSNFPIINGHPHYLWGASGRYDYPALGSAVPPDLQWQDLSLLAQAGGSSYRPGHSSQGREWLDAADEYGIMMIQPSGDGENGFSAVCGTAAAAAAQGNCVTQDNVTLKEELHRDMIIHDRNHPSVLAWEADNGSTDENVAKQLKQISQQWDFVNTRAQADRTPDPANGDILGCSGQGCDVNVKKTYPNSPAYGSEYWGDGLGRWKYDFEIQFAASYIRDWVHSVAGKSFGIAHWYLADTPGEINTQTDGTLNSEVRSNGASMMDWNRLPRLLYYIYEAVWTPYQIKPVVKLANTWNRSGSVRVNAFSNCPSVQLRLNGQLIGGAQAPNPMNADPSADITQNTTLLPGQVHWDNIAFQPGTLVAECLNDNLQVAATDTLTTAGPADHLELTVDPQIIKPDGEQFQLTANGTDAATLTAKVVDVNGNLVPDASQTLTFSVSGPGTYRGGSDHYVVDNQPQGYHAPGDPNLSAEGGMAKIAVRTQFTTGTVTVTVTSPNLGSKSASFNVVPALNAQGFNGTGTVIGQQDQTAPQIVTQPADQIVTLGQSGTFSVLTAGASPIGYQWFKNGQPIAGANGYIYTTPALQQGDNGATFSVEVSNAIGNVASRNAVVTLVQPAAPQIVTQPLAKNITAGQSAEFTVTASGSPVLSYQWLKNNAPIDGATSPVYDTPVMAVSDNGTLYSVVVTNSAGTITSQAVPLSVAVATPPVIVSDLTDQSVPFGQSVTFSISVTGSNPLTYQWTHNGLPVGDNSASFLISEAQSSDAGSYAVTVTNSAGSITSRTATLNVSGTDASNLALGGIAKSSSDQNGGLVAAYAIDGSIGTRWSSAPSIDPSWLEVDLGSVKTFDKVVLDWENAYATQYDIQVSNDEKTWTTVFPNGQPDGAGNTTAPVDGVGGTETRFFASTSARYIRMLGLKRATQYGYSLFEFQVLDAPQCGPETERYTPIAAKPGIWQSTIPGLPNGPFIPTVKDNVSGLTWQQTYTTFAADGAQFTQQIADQYCKSIGMRVPTLNEALTIARANYSSCAFPSPWRTWTTTPVPNLDNNAWLVDSSGKSWPGIINNTPAWVMCVSGPTVPAPVISAQPAASTASEGQSVTLAVGVTGTGPLDFEWKRNGQLVAITTIPSYTTPALTVAGDNGAIYTVDISNAGGTVTSAPAALTVVAAGTGGNSGGNGGGNGNTGGTGNNGGGTPPPPPPPQTPSANLALGKPTTSSGNESDGFGPANATDGSTNSRWSSAFSDPQWLEVDLGSAQTVDRVVLRWQDSFGVDYKIQTSTDNQLWTDAVTKTGDTGGTEDLHFGAPVQARYVRMYGTKRATQYGYSLFEFEVYNTANTPQFPITATSTGGGALTPAGNASVYQGGVQAYQFVPAAGNAVTGVQVDGQDVGIVNQYTFDDVLAAHTLNVTFGSAAGAVNLALGSKATASGVENDGYPASNAIDGNTTTRWSSDFDDNAWITLDLGKETAFNRVVLNWENAYGKQYLIQTSHDNVDWSNTAYTQSNGVGGVEDLPLPNTTARYIRMQGVQRATGYGYSLFEFGVYNDPARAATGGGTTTGGGTTTGGGTTTGGGTTTGGGTTTGGGTTTGGGTTTGGGTTTGGGTTTGGGSTQPQQPASPFVLQPATQTVPVGQNGHFAVVMSGTGPYTYQWQLGGQPIAGATNRTYDTAATVAADSGKVYSVAVTGPDGTVVTSANATLTVNTTVPTYTVKPGLIGVDLVNNTQGAYTDDQVYVAVIARDPATGNFAWLKPDGTITAAQVADNDAPNHLSTGGQNYSNYFFSLAQSKTLQLPPLFSGRIFVSLGSPLFIKINTDANGNVGFAGPDPNNTSDPNMAITFDWYEFAYGSNGLWINTTQVDEFGFPLTEDVYSANGTVHQQSGITQRRADLFQAYTREVSAQFQPVPSSSFRIMAPAHGSFAAGQPNGNYFDGYVNDMWTYYGSNDLPVVVGARSFVGRSQGTQILFTEIDQHNGAYVGNTYAVDKPSTQDVLLCNGVFLEGDGTQQQIEAQICASINRHVMGDVTRWNVPSAYYATEPYNEYARFWHDHGISGFDYGFAFDDVNNQSSTVNVPNPEHIVLGIGF from the coding sequence ATGCGCAAGAATGTTAGGCATCCAGCCTGGCAGGGTGCGGGCTTGCTGCTCCTTTTATGGGGGCTCTTCCTGCTTTCCGCGGTGCATGCGCGAGCGGCCGTGCAGTTGCCGCCGAGCAATCACATCCGGATCAACCTGGGAGCAACGCCCTGGAGATACATCAAGGACGTCGACGCTCCGAATTCGCAGTGCCCGACGGCCGGCGACCCGACCATCGGGTGTCCGGCTTTCGACGATTCCAGCTGGCAATCGATCGGCGTGCCGCAAACACCGGCCGATAACGACACCTTCATCAACATGGAGTCAGGCGGTGGCCAGGGTCAACTGACCGGCAATACGAACTGGTATCGCAAGCACTTCACGCTCGATCAATCGTTCGAACCCGACCAGCTCAATCGCAAGATCCTGGTTGAGTTCGAGGGCGCGCATACGGGCGTGCAGGTGTACATCAACGGCCACTTCATCCCCGGCAACAGCCAGGTGACGGCCGACGCGCAGGCGACGCACGTGATCGGCTTCATTCCGTTCATCGTCGACATCACGCCCTACGTGAAATTCAAGGACGCGAACGGTCGGCCGTACGACAACGTTCTGGCGGTGAAGGTCTCGCGCGGCGACAAGTTCTTCGAATCGCCGAGCTTCTCCGGGGCGTTCCGCTTCGGGCAGGACGATACGGGCCTGTTCCGTCCGGTGTGGATGCACATCACGGACCGCGTGCATATTCCCGAGAACATCTACGCGGTGCTGAACACCTGGGGCACGTACGTGTCGACGGTGTCGGCGAACGACTCGTCGGCGACGATCCGCGTGCAGACCAACGTCCTCAACGAATACTCGACGAGCCAGCCGGTCACGCTGACGACGCAGATCGTCGACGCGTCCGGCAAGGTCGTCGCGACCGCGCAGGATTCGAAGACGATTCCGGCCAACAGCAGCGGGCCGCTGAATCCGACACTGTTCGACCAGATCCTGACGGTCAACAATCCGACGCTCTGGTATCCGAACAACAGCATCTATGGTCACCCGTACATGTACCGTGTGATTCACTCGGTCAGCATGAACGGCGTGGTGGTCGATACGAAGGAGAGCCCGCTCGGCATCCGCACCATCACGTGGGACAGCAACTTCCCGATCATCAACGGCCATCCGCACTACCTCTGGGGTGCGTCGGGCCGTTATGACTATCCGGCGCTCGGCTCGGCCGTGCCGCCGGACCTGCAATGGCAGGACCTGTCCCTGCTCGCGCAGGCAGGCGGCAGCTCGTATCGCCCCGGCCATTCGAGCCAGGGCCGCGAGTGGCTCGACGCCGCCGACGAGTACGGGATCATGATGATCCAGCCGAGCGGCGACGGCGAGAACGGTTTCAGCGCGGTCTGCGGCACCGCCGCGGCCGCCGCGGCTCAGGGCAACTGTGTGACGCAGGACAACGTCACGCTGAAGGAAGAGCTGCATCGCGACATGATCATTCACGATCGCAACCATCCGTCGGTGCTCGCGTGGGAAGCGGACAACGGCTCGACGGACGAGAACGTCGCGAAGCAGCTCAAGCAGATCTCGCAGCAGTGGGACTTCGTCAACACGCGCGCGCAGGCCGACCGCACGCCGGACCCGGCCAACGGCGACATCCTCGGCTGTAGTGGCCAGGGCTGCGACGTCAACGTCAAAAAGACCTACCCCAATTCGCCGGCCTACGGCTCGGAGTACTGGGGTGACGGTCTCGGACGCTGGAAGTACGACTTCGAGATCCAGTTCGCAGCCTCGTACATCCGCGACTGGGTGCATAGCGTGGCCGGCAAGTCGTTCGGCATCGCGCACTGGTATCTCGCGGATACACCGGGTGAAATCAACACGCAGACGGACGGCACGCTGAACAGCGAAGTGCGTTCGAACGGCGCGTCGATGATGGACTGGAACCGCCTGCCCCGCCTGCTTTACTACATCTACGAGGCGGTCTGGACGCCGTACCAGATCAAGCCGGTGGTCAAGCTCGCCAACACCTGGAACCGCTCGGGCAGCGTGCGCGTGAATGCGTTCAGTAACTGCCCGTCGGTGCAACTGCGCCTGAACGGCCAACTGATCGGCGGCGCGCAGGCGCCGAACCCGATGAACGCCGACCCGAGCGCGGACATCACGCAGAACACGACGCTGCTGCCGGGCCAGGTGCACTGGGACAACATCGCGTTCCAGCCGGGCACGCTCGTCGCCGAGTGTCTGAACGACAACCTGCAGGTTGCTGCCACCGACACGCTGACGACGGCCGGCCCGGCGGACCACCTCGAACTGACGGTCGATCCGCAAATCATCAAGCCGGACGGCGAGCAGTTCCAGCTGACGGCAAACGGAACGGACGCGGCCACGCTGACGGCGAAGGTCGTCGACGTGAACGGCAACCTCGTGCCGGACGCGAGCCAGACACTGACGTTCAGCGTCAGCGGTCCCGGCACCTATCGCGGCGGCTCGGACCACTACGTCGTCGATAACCAGCCGCAGGGTTATCACGCGCCGGGCGATCCGAACCTGTCCGCGGAAGGCGGGATGGCGAAGATCGCGGTTCGCACGCAGTTCACGACCGGCACCGTGACGGTGACGGTCACGTCGCCGAACCTCGGCAGCAAATCGGCTTCGTTCAACGTGGTGCCGGCGCTCAACGCACAGGGCTTCAACGGCACCGGCACGGTCATCGGCCAGCAGGACCAGACCGCGCCGCAGATCGTCACGCAGCCCGCCGACCAGATCGTCACGCTCGGCCAGAGCGGTACGTTCTCGGTGCTGACGGCCGGCGCATCGCCGATCGGCTATCAGTGGTTCAAGAACGGTCAGCCGATCGCGGGCGCAAACGGCTACATCTACACGACGCCGGCGTTGCAGCAGGGCGACAACGGCGCGACCTTCAGCGTCGAAGTCAGCAACGCGATCGGCAACGTGGCCTCGCGCAATGCGGTGGTCACGCTGGTGCAGCCGGCCGCGCCGCAGATCGTTACGCAGCCGCTCGCGAAAAACATCACCGCGGGCCAGAGCGCCGAGTTCACGGTGACTGCATCGGGTTCGCCGGTGTTGAGCTACCAGTGGCTGAAGAACAACGCGCCGATCGACGGCGCCACGTCGCCGGTCTACGACACGCCGGTCATGGCGGTGAGCGACAACGGCACGCTGTACAGCGTCGTCGTCACGAACAGCGCGGGCACCATCACGTCGCAGGCGGTCCCGCTGAGCGTCGCGGTCGCGACACCGCCGGTCATCGTCTCCGATCTCACCGATCAGAGCGTGCCGTTCGGTCAGAGCGTGACGTTCAGCATCAGCGTGACGGGCTCGAATCCGCTCACCTATCAGTGGACCCACAACGGTCTGCCGGTCGGCGACAACTCGGCCAGCTTCCTGATCTCGGAGGCACAGTCGAGCGATGCGGGCAGCTACGCGGTGACCGTCACGAACAGCGCGGGCTCGATCACGAGTCGGACCGCGACGCTCAACGTCAGCGGCACCGACGCGTCCAACCTCGCCCTCGGCGGCATTGCGAAGTCGAGCAGTGACCAGAACGGCGGCCTCGTCGCAGCCTATGCGATCGACGGTTCGATCGGCACGCGCTGGTCGTCGGCGCCGTCGATCGATCCGTCGTGGCTCGAAGTCGATCTGGGCTCGGTCAAGACTTTCGACAAGGTCGTGCTGGACTGGGAAAACGCGTACGCGACGCAGTACGACATTCAGGTGTCGAACGACGAGAAGACCTGGACCACGGTGTTCCCGAACGGCCAGCCCGATGGAGCCGGCAATACGACGGCCCCGGTCGATGGCGTGGGCGGCACCGAGACGCGCTTCTTCGCGAGCACGTCGGCGCGCTACATCCGCATGCTGGGTCTGAAGCGCGCGACGCAGTACGGCTACTCGCTGTTCGAGTTCCAGGTGCTCGACGCACCGCAGTGCGGCCCCGAAACCGAGCGCTACACACCGATCGCCGCGAAGCCGGGCATCTGGCAATCGACGATTCCGGGGCTGCCGAACGGTCCGTTCATCCCGACCGTCAAGGACAACGTCAGCGGCCTGACCTGGCAGCAGACGTACACGACGTTCGCGGCCGACGGCGCGCAGTTCACGCAGCAGATCGCCGACCAGTATTGCAAGTCGATCGGCATGCGGGTCCCGACGCTGAACGAGGCGTTGACGATCGCGCGGGCGAATTATTCGTCGTGCGCGTTCCCGTCGCCGTGGCGCACCTGGACCACGACGCCGGTGCCGAACCTCGACAACAACGCGTGGCTCGTCGACTCGTCGGGCAAGTCGTGGCCTGGCATCATCAACAACACGCCGGCCTGGGTGATGTGCGTGTCCGGCCCGACGGTTCCGGCACCCGTGATCAGCGCGCAGCCGGCGGCTTCGACGGCAAGCGAAGGTCAAAGCGTGACGCTCGCGGTCGGTGTGACCGGTACGGGTCCGCTCGACTTCGAGTGGAAGCGTAACGGCCAACTGGTCGCGATCACGACGATTCCGTCGTACACGACGCCGGCTCTGACGGTCGCGGGCGATAACGGTGCGATCTACACCGTCGATATCAGCAACGCGGGCGGCACGGTCACGAGTGCACCGGCGGCGCTGACGGTGGTCGCGGCGGGTACGGGTGGCAACAGCGGTGGCAACGGCGGCGGCAACGGCAACACCGGCGGTACGGGTAACAACGGTGGCGGTACGCCGCCACCGCCTCCTCCGCCGCAGACCCCGAGCGCGAACCTGGCGCTCGGCAAGCCGACCACGTCGAGCGGTAACGAAAGCGACGGCTTCGGTCCGGCCAATGCGACGGACGGCAGCACGAATTCGCGCTGGTCGTCGGCATTCTCCGATCCGCAGTGGCTCGAAGTCGATCTCGGTTCGGCTCAGACCGTCGATCGGGTGGTGCTGCGCTGGCAGGATTCGTTCGGCGTGGATTACAAGATCCAGACCTCGACCGACAACCAGTTGTGGACCGACGCGGTCACCAAGACGGGTGACACCGGGGGCACCGAGGACTTGCATTTCGGCGCACCGGTCCAGGCACGCTACGTCCGCATGTATGGGACCAAACGGGCCACGCAGTACGGTTATTCGCTGTTCGAGTTCGAGGTGTACAACACCGCGAACACGCCGCAGTTCCCGATCACGGCGACCTCGACGGGCGGCGGCGCGCTGACGCCGGCTGGCAACGCGTCGGTGTATCAGGGTGGCGTACAGGCGTACCAGTTCGTGCCGGCCGCGGGTAACGCGGTGACGGGTGTGCAGGTGGACGGCCAGGACGTCGGCATCGTCAATCAGTACACGTTCGATGACGTGCTCGCCGCGCACACGCTGAACGTCACGTTCGGCTCGGCCGCGGGTGCGGTGAACCTCGCGCTGGGCTCGAAGGCCACCGCGAGCGGGGTCGAGAACGACGGCTATCCGGCGTCGAACGCGATCGACGGCAACACCACCACGCGCTGGTCGTCGGACTTCGACGACAACGCGTGGATCACGCTCGACCTCGGCAAGGAAACAGCCTTCAACCGCGTCGTGCTCAACTGGGAGAACGCCTACGGCAAGCAGTACCTGATCCAGACCTCGCACGATAACGTCGACTGGTCGAACACCGCCTATACCCAGAGCAACGGCGTGGGCGGTGTCGAGGATCTGCCGCTGCCCAATACGACCGCACGCTATATCCGTATGCAAGGGGTGCAGCGGGCAACGGGCTACGGCTATTCGCTGTTCGAGTTCGGGGTCTACAACGACCCGGCGAGAGCGGCGACGGGTGGCGGAACGACGACAGGTGGCGGAACGACGACAGGCGGCGGAACGACAACCGGTGGCGGAACGACAACCGGCGGCGGAACGACAACCGGCGGTGGAACGACAACCGGCGGCGGAACAACGACAGGCGGCGGAACGACAACGGGCGGCGGAACGACAACCGGCGGCGGCAGCACGCAGCCGCAGCAGCCGGCCAGCCCGTTCGTGCTGCAACCGGCGACGCAGACCGTACCGGTGGGCCAGAACGGCCACTTCGCGGTGGTGATGTCGGGTACGGGGCCGTACACGTATCAGTGGCAACTCGGCGGCCAGCCGATCGCCGGTGCGACGAACCGGACCTACGACACGGCGGCCACCGTCGCCGCCGACAGCGGCAAGGTGTACAGCGTGGCGGTGACCGGCCCGGACGGAACAGTGGTCACGTCGGCCAACGCGACGCTGACGGTCAACACGACGGTACCGACGTACACCGTCAAGCCGGGCCTGATCGGCGTCGATCTGGTGAACAACACGCAGGGCGCGTATACCGACGACCAGGTCTACGTCGCGGTCATCGCGCGTGACCCGGCGACGGGCAACTTCGCGTGGCTCAAGCCGGACGGCACGATCACGGCGGCGCAGGTCGCCGACAACGACGCGCCGAACCACCTGAGCACGGGCGGGCAGAACTACAGCAACTACTTCTTCTCGCTCGCGCAGAGCAAGACGCTGCAGTTGCCGCCGCTGTTCTCGGGCCGGATCTTCGTGTCGCTGGGCAGTCCGCTGTTCATCAAGATCAATACGGACGCGAACGGCAACGTCGGCTTTGCGGGCCCGGATCCGAACAACACGTCGGACCCGAACATGGCCATCACCTTCGACTGGTACGAGTTTGCCTACGGCAGCAACGGTCTGTGGATCAACACCACGCAGGTCGACGAGTTCGGCTTCCCGCTCACGGAAGACGTCTACTCGGCGAACGGCACGGTGCATCAGCAGAGCGGCATCACGCAGCGTCGCGCCGATCTGTTCCAGGCGTACACGCGTGAAGTATCGGCGCAGTTCCAGCCGGTGCCGTCCTCGAGCTTCCGGATCATGGCGCCGGCTCACGGCTCGTTCGCGGCGGGGCAACCCAACGGGAACTACTTCGATGGCTATGTGAACGACATGTGGACGTACTACGGATCGAACGATCTGCCGGTTGTGGTGGGCGCGCGTTCGTTCGTCGGCCGCTCGCAGGGTACGCAGATTCTGTTCACCGAAATCGATCAGCACAACGGCGCGTACGTCGGCAACACCTATGCCGTCGACAAGCCGAGCACGCAGGACGTGCTGCTCTGCAACGGCGTGTTCCTCGAAGGTGACGGTACGCAGCAGCAGATCGAGGCGCAGATTTGCGCGTCGATCAACCGCCACGTGATGGGCGACGTGACCAGGTGGAATGTCCCGTCTGCCTATTACGCGACCGAGCCGTACAACGAGTACGCCCGCTTCTGGCACGACCACGGCATCAGCGGCTTCGACTACGGTTTCGCGTTCGACGACGTCAACAACCAGAGCTCGACGGTGAATGTGCCGAATCCGGAGCACATCGTGCTCGGCATCGGTTTCTGA
- the gspG gene encoding type II secretion system major pseudopilin GspG: protein MSNGTAVRIMDKRERRSAPRRAKGFTLLELLVVLVIIGMLAAIVGPRYFAQLGKSQVTVARAQIDVLSKSVDNFRIDVGRFPTAEEGLQALVVRPPSADKWNGPYLKKEVPLDPWGHPYVYQVPGTKGDYAIISYGRDGQPGGSGEDADLSSE, encoded by the coding sequence ATGAGTAACGGGACGGCTGTCCGCATCATGGACAAGCGCGAGCGGCGGTCGGCGCCGCGCCGGGCGAAGGGTTTCACCCTGCTCGAACTGCTGGTGGTGCTGGTGATCATCGGCATGCTCGCGGCAATCGTCGGGCCGCGCTATTTCGCCCAGCTGGGCAAGTCGCAGGTGACGGTCGCGCGCGCGCAGATCGACGTCCTGAGCAAGTCGGTCGACAACTTCCGGATCGACGTCGGCCGTTTTCCGACGGCCGAGGAAGGGCTTCAGGCACTGGTGGTGCGTCCGCCCAGCGCGGACAAATGGAATGGTCCGTATCTGAAGAAGGAAGTGCCGCTCGATCCGTGGGGGCATCCGTACGTCTACCAGGTGCCGGGCACCAAGGGTGACTACGCGATCATCTCGTACGGCCGCGACGGGCAGCCGGGCGGTTCCGGCGAGGATGCCGATCTCAGCAGCGAATAA
- a CDS encoding type II secretion system F family protein, with translation MQFEVRALSPENRIIALVVDAQDEAGARAHAEARGLHVTRVAPVRALRRPAGSRGRISLVLFSQELLALLKAGLSIVEGLEALLEREGGARLRGVLERLLAGLREGKRFSSLLGEQPDVFPPLYVGIVRAAEGTSDLPRALQRYVDYQERIDTVRNKLVSAAIYPSILLVVGGGVSAFLISYVVPRFATIYEGTGRALPWMSQMLLDWGKFASAHGLPLLIAVLSAVVALFVGARAAIARIGLVSLLGRIPVLGPHLRIYQLSRLYLTLGMLLEGGIPIVAAMETASGTVAPAMRDGLQAARVAVQSGEPLSGAFQARNLTTPISLRMLRVGERSGELGAMLTQSAAFYDGEISRWIDRFTRMFEPLLMSAIGVVVGTIVVLLYMPIFDLAGSLS, from the coding sequence ATGCAATTTGAAGTAAGAGCGCTTTCTCCGGAGAACCGGATCATCGCCCTTGTCGTCGACGCACAGGACGAAGCGGGCGCGCGTGCCCACGCCGAGGCGCGCGGCCTGCACGTGACGCGGGTCGCGCCGGTGCGTGCGCTGCGCCGGCCGGCCGGCTCGCGCGGCAGGATCTCGCTGGTGCTGTTCAGCCAGGAACTGCTCGCGCTGCTGAAGGCGGGTTTGTCGATCGTCGAGGGGCTGGAGGCGCTGCTCGAACGCGAGGGCGGCGCGCGGCTGCGCGGCGTGCTGGAACGCCTGCTCGCCGGGCTGCGCGAGGGCAAGCGCTTTTCGAGCCTGCTCGGCGAGCAGCCCGATGTGTTTCCGCCGCTCTACGTCGGCATCGTGCGCGCAGCCGAGGGCACCAGCGACCTGCCGCGCGCGCTGCAACGCTATGTCGATTATCAGGAGCGGATCGATACGGTGCGCAACAAGCTCGTCAGCGCGGCGATCTATCCGAGCATCCTGCTGGTGGTCGGCGGCGGCGTGTCGGCGTTTCTGATTTCCTACGTGGTGCCGCGCTTCGCGACGATCTACGAGGGCACCGGGCGCGCGCTGCCGTGGATGTCGCAGATGCTGCTCGACTGGGGCAAGTTCGCGTCGGCCCACGGGCTGCCGCTGCTGATCGCCGTGCTCAGCGCCGTGGTCGCGCTGTTCGTCGGCGCGCGCGCGGCGATCGCGCGGATCGGGCTCGTCAGCCTGCTCGGGCGGATTCCGGTGCTGGGACCGCATCTGCGGATTTATCAGTTGTCCCGTCTCTATCTGACACTCGGCATGCTGCTCGAAGGCGGCATTCCGATCGTCGCCGCGATGGAGACGGCCAGCGGCACGGTTGCGCCGGCGATGCGCGACGGGCTGCAGGCCGCACGCGTCGCCGTGCAGTCCGGCGAGCCGCTGTCCGGCGCGTTCCAGGCGCGCAACCTGACCACGCCGATTTCGCTGCGGATGCTGCGCGTCGGCGAGCGCTCGGGCGAACTCGGCGCCATGCTGACCCAGTCGGCGGCGTTCTACGACGGCGAGATCAGCCGCTGGATCGACCGCTTCACGCGGATGTTCGAGCCGCTGCTGATGTCGGCCATCGGTGTCGTGGTCGGCACCATCGTCGTGTTGCTTTACATGCCTATTTTCGATCTCGCGGGGAGCCTGTCATGA
- a CDS encoding GspE/PulE family protein, with translation MNLREEMHTPLPPLFDADLLVRARASAAATQRHLVEELQALTGAEPIELLRALAAQLAMPVIETAGMLALAPAFDRVPLSRAMQRRCAMLRDDGNALVGVVTSPFDLDLQTWLASQGGAAVEMRLALPGDLLAYHTRMEESARAVDSLVSVGDGAQADVRAAQVLSFQTVNEAASPAVKLVNSTLYDALKAGASDIHLESTAAGLALKYRVDGVLDAAATIQGIETAEQVISRLKVLAELDIAERRVPQDGSFRVAAGGRDIDLRVSIMPSIHGEDAVIRILDKRAMIEAYGSLTLEALGYDAESLVALRALAEEPYGMLLVTGPTGSGKTTTLYAALTEIHNGRDKIITIEDPVEYQLPGILQIPVNEKKGLTFARGLRSILRHDPDKIMVGEIRDRETAEIAVQSALTGHLVLTTVHANNVFDVFGRFSHMGIDPYAFVSALNGIWAQRLLRVNCPRCAVPYVPGDAELARLGLSRERVADYQFRQGTGCGDCRGTGYRGRRAIAEILILDDEIRDLVVEKQPIRVIKEVAHRNGTRQLREVALGLVKRGETTLAEVKRVTLNA, from the coding sequence ATGAATCTGCGCGAGGAGATGCACACCCCGTTGCCGCCGTTGTTCGATGCCGATCTGCTGGTTCGCGCGCGGGCGTCCGCGGCGGCCACGCAGCGCCACCTCGTCGAGGAACTGCAGGCGTTGACCGGCGCCGAGCCGATCGAGCTGTTGCGCGCGCTGGCGGCACAGCTTGCGATGCCGGTCATCGAAACGGCCGGCATGCTGGCGCTGGCGCCGGCGTTCGACCGCGTGCCGCTGTCGCGCGCGATGCAGCGCCGCTGCGCGATGCTGCGCGATGATGGCAACGCATTGGTCGGCGTGGTCACGAGCCCGTTCGATCTCGATCTGCAGACCTGGCTCGCGTCGCAGGGCGGCGCGGCCGTCGAGATGCGGCTGGCGCTGCCCGGCGACCTGCTCGCCTATCACACGCGCATGGAAGAATCGGCGCGCGCGGTCGACAGCCTCGTTTCCGTGGGTGACGGCGCGCAGGCCGACGTTCGCGCCGCCCAGGTGCTGTCGTTTCAGACTGTCAACGAGGCCGCGAGCCCAGCCGTCAAGCTGGTGAACTCGACGCTCTACGACGCGCTGAAGGCCGGCGCGTCCGACATCCACCTCGAAAGCACGGCGGCGGGGCTCGCGCTGAAATACCGCGTCGACGGTGTGCTCGACGCGGCCGCGACGATTCAGGGCATCGAAACGGCCGAGCAGGTGATCTCGCGCCTGAAGGTGCTGGCCGAACTGGACATCGCCGAGAGGCGCGTGCCGCAGGACGGCAGCTTCCGCGTTGCGGCGGGCGGCCGCGACATCGATCTGCGCGTGTCGATCATGCCGAGTATTCATGGCGAGGACGCCGTGATCCGGATTCTCGACAAGCGCGCGATGATCGAGGCCTACGGCTCGCTGACGCTCGAAGCGCTCGGTTACGACGCCGAATCGCTCGTTGCGCTGCGCGCGCTGGCCGAGGAACCGTACGGCATGCTGCTGGTGACCGGCCCGACCGGCTCCGGCAAGACCACCACGCTGTATGCCGCGCTGACCGAGATTCATAACGGCCGCGACAAGATCATCACGATCGAGGACCCGGTCGAATACCAGTTGCCCGGCATCCTGCAGATTCCCGTCAACGAGAAGAAGGGGCTCACCTTCGCGCGCGGGCTGCGCTCGATCCTTCGGCACGACCCGGACAAGATCATGGTCGGCGAGATCCGCGATCGCGAGACCGCCGAGATCGCCGTGCAGTCGGCGCTGACGGGCCACCTCGTGCTGACCACCGTGCATGCGAACAACGTGTTCGACGTGTTCGGCCGTTTCAGCCACATGGGCATCGATCCGTATGCGTTCGTGTCGGCGCTGAACGGCATCTGGGCGCAGCGTCTGCTGCGCGTGAACTGCCCGCGCTGTGCGGTGCCGTACGTGCCGGGCGACGCCGAACTCGCGAGGCTCGGCCTCAGCCGCGAGCGCGTCGCCGATTATCAGTTTCGCCAGGGGACCGGCTGCGGCGACTGCCGGGGCACCGGTTATCGCGGCCGGCGCGCGATCGCGGAAATCCTGATCCTCGACGACGAGATCCGCGACCTGGTCGTCGAAAAGCAGCCGATCCGCGTGATCAAGGAAGTGGCCCACCGCAACGGCACGCGGCAGTTGCGCGAGGTGGCGCTCGGCCTCGTGAAGCGTGGTGAGACGACCCTCGCCGAAGTGAAGCGGGTGACGCTCAATGCTTGA